One window of the Cryptococcus gattii WM276 chromosome E, complete sequence genome contains the following:
- a CDS encoding uncharacterized protein (Similar to TIGR gene model, INSD accession AAW43442.1), with product MSNQPPPALVSAAMQTNHSTTVSETSAPSARSTPGPAGPSGEGAPAGGIQRMKFKPKVPIRRVKTEAETLSEPALVTQPLARGGINGRGRGGGTRGRGRGGAVVSTSIAAGVFGGPRPAASSSRRFTAAAPAPRTTDYPSDAEVYSDHSEEDGFPSMRPIDIDMVSTMSESAPTSLYRDRKLTQGKAKGEKDKKDVKSRAAKKKNKEKNEDSSRGGVKDEPMSPSQTERDDDAMMSGDEEQDRDERGRRVRNFMQTGGIDEPEVEEINAAQAVDLSESESEDEEDNLKGDFISIDGNDAPENKLFIFQFPHLFPKFNHAGPVDLTNPDGDMKPDIKPTAAQLRAKKNVMEPTPAGRVGTMVVMKSGKVKIVMGKDIVMNVNPGVPATFVQQLVHLEAKQKSAIVLGDVHKNYVVTPDIDLLLQDLYSNGGQTPGDKEVEARVKALRMRGLVKMEDH from the exons ATGTCCAACCAGCCTCCTCCCGCACTTGTATCAGCGGCCATGCAGACGAACCACTCAACGACTGTTTCTGAAACCAGCGCTCCTTCAGCAAGGAGCACACCAGGTCCTGCTGGACCTAGTGGTGAGGGTGCACCTGCAGGCGGTATCCAGAGGATGAAGTTTAAGCCCAAAGTGCCTATTAGACGAGTGAAAAC AGAAGCTGAAACTCTCTCT GAACCTGCCTTGGTAACCCAGCCACTGGCGAGAGGAGGTATAAATGGCCGTGGTCGTGGCGGTGGTACTCGAGGtcgaggacgaggaggagCAGTTGTTTCGACGTCAATTGCTGCTGGTGTGTTTGGTGGACCGCGACCGGCTGCGTCCT CTTCAAGACGATTTACCGCAGCCGCTCCAGCCCCTCGTACTACGGATTACCCCTCCGACGCCGAAGTCTACTCTGATCATTCCGAGGAAGACGGTTTCCCTTCCATGCGACCCATTGATATTGACATGGTCTCTACCATGTCTGAATCAGCACCCACTAGTCTTTATCGTGATCGAAAACTTACCCAAGGAAAAGCCAAGGGTGAGAAGGACAAGAAAGATGTTAAGAGTCGAGcagcaaagaagaagaacaaggaAAAGAACGAAGATAGCAGTCGTGGTGGAGTCAAGGATGAGCCCATGTCCCCAAGTCAGACAgagagagatgatgatgcGATGATGTCGGGTGATGAGGAACAAGATCGAGACGAGCGAGGACGAAGAGTGCGCAACTTTATGCAAACAGGCGGGATCGATGAACCTGAGGTTGAAGAGATCAATGCCGCTCAAGCAGTCGACTTGAGCGAGTCAGAgagtgaggatgaggaagataATTTAAAGGGCGATTTCATTTCTATAGATGGAAACGACGCTCCAGAAAACAAGCTGTTCATTTTCCAGTTCCCTCACCTCTTTCCCAAATTCAATCATGCCGGTCCTGTAGACCTTACGAACCCGGACGGCGACATGAAACCTGACATCAAGCCCACAGCCGCACAGTTAAGGGCAAAGAAAAATGTTATGGAACCTACACCGGCGGGTAGGGTGGGTACAATGGTGGTTATGAAGTCGGGCAAAGTCAAGATCGTCATGGGCAAAGACATTGTCATGAAT GTCAACCCGGGGGTTCCTGCCACCTTTGTCCAGCAGCTCGTACACCTCGAGGCCAAGCAAAAATCCGCCATCGTCCTTGGAGATGTTCACAAAAACTACGTTGTCACACCTGATATTGACCTCTTGCTTCAAGACCTATACAGTAACGGAGGCCAGACACCAGGCGACaaggaggtggaggcgAGGGTGAAGGCGCTGAGAATGCGGGGTTTAGTTAAGATGGAGGATCATTAA
- a CDS encoding Hypothetical Protein (Similar to TIGR gene model, INSD accession AAW43789.1), with protein MLSKLTLIALLPLAFSTPIKKSSDTLNCVQFQYGGPFTSFGAGGFIHLYSNVTSFDSSTQHSDYNETRLGLAEDGTIENCGDCRTTELFGFEVCQNDQRKGFDGLNGPHAFYGHVTYTNVSPNIQCLTATKTPYEGASLKLADCQYDYDSAASSGQYFEMTVTDGVYHALLIDEASNFYGPTPELNNNASLVLYNVVGPNTTYTYFGFKAPEF; from the exons ATGCTCAGCAAGCTTACTCTCATCGCACTCCTCCCCCTGGCTTTCAGTACACCAATTAAAAAATCCTCCGACACTTTGAACTGCGTTCAATTTCAGTACGGTG GGCCTTTCACCTCTTTCGGTGCCGGTGGCTTCATCCATCTCTACTCCAACGTCACCTCCTTCGACTCCAGCACTCAGCACTCAGACTACAACGAAACCCGTTTAGGACTCGCTGAAGATGGGACAATCGAAAACTGTGGAGATTGTCGAACGACCGAGTTGTTTGGGTTCGAAGTCTGTCAGAATGATCAGCGAAAGGGATTTGATGGGCT CAATGGACCGCATGCGTTCTATGGCCACGTGACGTACACTAACGTCTCGCCTAACATTCAGTGTCTTACCGCCACCAAAACTCCATATGAAGGGGCGTCACTCAAGCTTGCAGACTGTCAGTATGACTATGACTCTGCTGCTAGCTCGGGACAATATTTTGA GATGACGGTCACTGATGGGGTTTACCATGCCCTTTTAATCGACGAAGCAAGCAA TTTCTACGGGCCTACTCCAGAGCTTAACAACAATGCTTCCCTCGTACTGTACAATGTGGTTGGTCCTAACACGACCTACACTTACTTCGGGTTCAAAGCTCCTGAGTTCTGA
- a CDS encoding Mitochondrial iron transporter of the mitochondrial carrier family (MCF), putative; Mrs3p (Similar to TIGR gene model, INSD accession AAW43801.1) codes for MLPDSSSSKVSRFHVHPHGAHLDHPTPPIQAGESSVALEEEEHDYESLPVGSGWAVNMAAGAMAGISEHSAIFPIDSIKTRMQILAPVLHPVTGTTSATITGTISPQLNTISQHVRSISTTEGLRSLWRGVASVILGAGPAHAAHFGMYEFVREISGGRNDGWQGVVGTAVAGAAATISSDALMNPFDVIKQRMQIANSPYSNVLHCARTVYAREGLSAFYVSYPTTLTMSVPFTAVQFSAYEYLKALFNPSGSYSPSTHVIAGGIAGGLAAAVTTPLDVAKTLLQTRGSSADERIRRARGMGEGLRIIWERDGWKGLRRGMAPRVLTVAPSTAISWMSYEFFKVLIRQHGSLPETGQSL; via the exons ATGTTACCCGactcatcatcatccaaaGTCTCTCGATTCCACGTCCACCCGCACGGTGCACACCTCGACCACCCTACACCTCCAATCCAGGCTGGAGAATCGTCTGTAGCacttgaagaagaagagcatGATTATGAAAGTTTACCGGTGGGAAGTGGGTGGGCTGTCAATATGGCGGCAGGTGCGATG GCCGGTATATCTGAACATTCTGCCATTTTTCCTATAGATTCCATCAAG ACACGAATGCAAATTCTTGCTCCCGTCTTACATCCTGTCACTGGCACCACCAGCGCCACCATCACTGGCACTATCTCTCCCCAACTCAACACCATTTCCCAACATGTTCGCTCCATCTCTACCACCGAAGGGCTCCGTTCCCTCTGGCGAGGTGTCGCCAGTGTCATCCTTGGTGCCGGACCAGCGCACGCGGCGCATTTTGGAATGTACGAGTTTGTGAGGGAAATTAGCGGTGGGAGAAACGATGGATGGCAAGGCGTAGTAGGCACTGCTGTGGCTGGAGCTGCTGCCACCATCTCTAGCGATGCGTTGATGAACCCCTTTGATG TAATCAAACAACGAATGCAGATCGCCAATTCACCTTATAGCAACGTCCTCCACTGCGCGCGCACCGTCTACGCCCGCGAAGGTCTCTCCGCATTTTACGTCTCCTACCCTACGACCCTCACCATGTCCGTCCCCTTCACCGCTGTCCAATTCTCCGCCTACGAATACCTCAAAGCCTTATTTAACCCTTCCGGCTCCTACTCTCCTTCCACGCACGTCATTGCAGGCGGTATAGCGGGTGGTCTCGCAGCGGCGGTGACGACACCATTGGATGTGGCCAAGACGCTGCTCCAAACGAGGGGGAGCAGTGCTGATGAGCGGATAAGGCGTGCAAGAGGGATGGGGGAAGGCTTGAGAATTATCTGGGAGAGGGATGGGTGGAAGGGTTTGAGAAGAGGAATGGCACCTAGGGTTTTGACTGTAGCGCCGAGCACGGCTATCAGTTGGATGAGTTACGAGTTCTTTA AGGTCCTCATAAGACAACACGGTTCCTTACCCGAGACCGGTCAATCGCTCTAA
- a CDS encoding Hypothetical Protein (Similar to TIGR gene model, INSD accession AAW43440.1): MTSLFLSRRDKFNKTLPATPPKGTQATTPNGRGQVRLNEFGAVANTTPRTVPAKHSQPLTPPQSPLATPVPLLLSKCSFCPTEVPLHVNTPNSIDSFNYSADDVTGLKAYGFLAGVGSRITLGLEEIGWVIKNVGDELVQRGLATPLLFSNQAFELNQTRSRMLIESFIETLSPNDRSRSRENDFIHEIRFAKEHELAWLLRWALSRIMRIKEGTRINCHGVMEWEVYEEWRGRERAANYPADAFPFLAQLVPSDIYNLVLTPLFHLLSRFAAHSHLSGLTPHALASLFAPLLFDIPTSTTALTSHAIFVRSACATEHLLLASIRSSSTTGTLITDLPFRLKEWVVGYPAMVASDADLARGTPRRGARIIRCERASRTVRAYTKDLLAHAESWIGEVPNGQEWEAWERITWKARRGSSTRPKPSSAWKRRLAVKNIPTPPTVPKDLSRSVSYGGTLRPASIISGISDMGINKGKDEEEEARYGSLAGKEWSMFEEGGFDAPTEEKREDIDTRLQFDLNENAKLSISERRQTMDWNEFAAPSGGFNRTDPLLDIFLSFSPPISSSIASWPKERDQLAKRLHKAQKDVVPFHYDTLPVFGKDVPFIGDDDGVDLGGTGGREQQVDEKGGVYLEEAWVDVWADLMLGAGWMDREELTFREANWAIVEYKAKPSKMDPEAILDSMSDPRTTGLYILYEERVPLNYQIAIADPKQKKSFTSSFFSPKSKKRAPPTPSSVTRPTSRSCSSSSPKPGGAVAAGWRDTDFERMLLHRQGTKKVSLSKSRNDQPHSTVWHLFADPDPYPVFPLPLKAQTTAGISPTKLPLPSRIKGNEEKGNFFSTGVKTLGRVKNLEKTTSQHRNRNRKLFSANSCSGSSAVLTESSGFLSGSPSKKKERKKEKERQNEQNVEFETHSASGLSSLETGPDGQRLGGVAGESRMGKREEENANADCTLIAGKLDILVPSRGKMQEQDAPPRMLKDKQTTLHPNNTHPNVDTDASDDIAASYVLAPALEPPAASLRSISYENHSLPLSEPQLQDYTEPPVPAPAVTPTFSPQSTSIITSASPYSSLLLLEADETRTAGASDELFSCQQSLLPSAVDPDQSYLEDKRRGRIVGFPEGEEVELSHNSANVTVPTTTTEELPAYVSPNELSAPTGEEHGRNPPPVPEKNEPSYFDIPFQIYTPTPRRERNTIHGIVAQYAESHGIITDEGRGSRDDRGTYDTCMRERGSVDSARSCSYGGVVNGEEGQYNDIFGQRDGHSNGEPESDRDGEAGADEEGEEDGALRSRVPGMIFDLTPGREPSPARYKHGEPLHFVGEEPEEEEETY; the protein is encoded by the exons ATGACTTCCCTATTTCTCTCTAGAAGAGACAAGTTTAACAAGACACTTCCCGCCACTCCCCCAAAAGGTACACAAGCAACAACGCCCAATGGGAGAGGGCAAGTGAGGTTGAACGAGTTTGGCGCCGTAGCCAATACGACGCCCAG AACCGTGCCAGCGAAGCACAGCCAGCCGCTCACACCACCCCAGTCTCCACTCGCTACGCCCGtgcctcttcttctatcCAAATGCTCTTTCTGCCCAACCGAAGTGCCGTTGCATGTGAATACACCTAACTCTATAGATTCGTTCAATTATTCCGCCGACGATGTGACGGGCTTGAAGGCATATGGATTTCTGGCAGGAGTGGGCAGTCGAATAACACTTGGATTGGAAGAAATTGGATGGGTAATCAAGAATGTCGGGGATGAATTGGTGCAAAGAG GTCTGGCGACACCTTTACTATTCTCCAATCAAGCTTTTGAGCTGAATCAAACAAGATCCAGGATGCTCATTGAGTCGTTCATTGAGACTCTCTC TCCTAATGACCGCAGTCGTTCACGCGAAAACGACTTCATCCACGAAATTCGTTTTGCCAAAGAGCATGAATTGGCATGGCTTTTGCGCTGGGCGCTAAGCAGGATTATGAGAATAAAAGAAGGCACAAGGATAAATTGTCATGGCGTCATGGAATGGGAAGTGTATGAAGAATGGCGAGGTCGGGAAAGAG CTGCCAACTATCCCGCCGACGCTTTCCCATTTCTTGCCCAACTTGTACCTTCAGACATATATAACCTTGTCCTCACACCactcttccatcttctctcccGATTCGCTGCCCATTCCCATCTTTCAGGTCTCACTCCGCATGCCCTCGCATCCCTCTTTGCGCCTCTTCTCTTTGACATCCCGACCTCCACTACCGCCCTTACATCCCACGCCATTTTCGTTCGCTCTGCATGTGCAACAGAACACCTCTTACTAGCTTCTATCCGGTCCTCAAGTACCACTGGGACACTTATAACCGACCTTCCATTCCGTCTCAAAGAATGGGTCGTTGGATATCCTGCCATGGTCGCTTCTGATGCCGACCTCGCTCGCGGAACACCTCGCAGAGGTGCGAGAATCATAAGATGCGAACGGGCAAGCCGGACCGTAAGGGCTTATACAAAGGATTTGTTGGCCCATGCGGAGAGTTGGATTGGGGAGGTGCCAAATGGGCAGGAATGGGAAGCGTGGGAGAGGATAACTTGGAAAGCCAGACGAGGATCTTCGACAAGGCCTAAACCCAGTTCTGCGTGGAAACGCAGGTTGGCAGTGAAGAATATCCCTACGCCGCCAACTGTTCCAAAGGATCTCTCTCGCTCTGTATCGTACGGTGGGACTCTCCGCCCTGCGTCGATCATATCTGGCATATCGGACATGGGTATAAATAAAgggaaggatgaagaggaagaggctAGATATGGCAGTTTGGCGGGGAAGGAATGGAGTATGTTTGAAGAAGGCGGATTTGATGCCCCGACCGAGGAAAAACGGGAAGATATTGATACGAGGTTGCAGTTTGATCTGAACGAAAATGCAAAGCTA AGCATCTCAGAAAGACGCCAAACAATGGACTGGAACGAATTCGCAGCCCCCTCAGGCGGTTTCAACCGTACTGATCCCCTCTTGGacatcttcctctccttttccccgccgatatcatcatccatcGCATCCTGGCCAAAAGAACGGGACCAGCTTGCCAAACGTCTCCATAAAGCCCAAAAAGACGTCGTTCCATTCCATTACGATACCTTGCCCGTCTTTGGGAAGGATGTACCTTTTATCGGCGACGATGATGGGGTGGACTTGGGTGGAACAGGAGGAAGGGAGCAGCAGGTTGATGAGAAAGGCGGGGTGTATTTGGAAGAAGCGTGGGTTGATGTGTGGGCGGACTTGATGCTTGGAGCTGGATGGATGGACAGAGAGGAGTTGACGTTTAGGGAGGCTAACTGGGCAATT GTGGAATATAAAGCCAAGCCGTCAAAGATGGACCCAGAAGCCATTCTCGACTCGATGTCAGATCCTCGAACGACGGGATTGTATATTCTTTACGAAGAACGTGTTCCTCTT AATTACCAGATCGCAATAGCAGATCCGAAACAAAAGAAATCATTCActtcatccttcttctctcccaAATCCAAAAAACGCGCACCCCCTACCCCGTCCTCCGTCACCCGTCCCACCTCTAGGAGCTGTTCCAGCTCTTCCCCGAAACCAGGTGGCGCTGTAGCTGCGGGCTGGCGAGACACCGATTTCGAGCGTATGCTCCTCCACCGCCAGGGGACCAAAAAAGTCAGTCTCAGTAAGAGCCGGAACGATCAGCCGCATAGTACCGTGTGGCACTTGTTTGCCGATCCGGATCCGTACCCTGTATTCCCTCTCCCGCTCAAGGCCCAAACCACAGCAGGGATTTCTCCGACAAAGTTACCGTTACCATCGAGGATCAAAGGAAatgaggaaaagggaaaTTTCTTCTCAACTGGCGTAAAGACTTTGGGGAGGGTGAAGAATCTTGAAAAGACTACTAGCCAGCACCGGAACCGAAATCGGAAATTATTTTCTGCAAATAGTTGTAGCGGTAGCAGTGCTGTACTAACGGAAAGTTCGGGCTTTTTGTCGGGGAGTCCTagcaaaaagaaggaaagaaaaaaggagaaagaaaggCAGAATGAGCAGAATGTAGAGTTTGAGACGCATAGTGCGAGTGGGTTGAGTAGTTTGGAGACGGGTCCGGATGGTCAGCGTCTAGGCGGGGTAGCGGGTGAGAGTAGAATGGGGAAGcgggaggaagaaaa CGCGAATGCTGATTGTACGCTTATTGCTGGGAAATTAGATATCTTGGTACCGAGTCGAGGGAAGATGCAGGAACAGGATGCGCCCCCTCGTATGCTGAAGGATAAACAAACTACTTTGCATCCCAACAATACCCATCCCAATGTCGATACCGATGCCAGTGATGACATAGCGGCTTCGTATGTTTTGGCTCCTGCTCTGGAGCCCCCAGCAGCTTCTCTGCGGTCTATTTCTTACGAAAACCACTCCTTACCCTTGTCTGAACCTCAACTTCAGGATTACACGGAACCTCCAGTACCAGCACCAGCAGTAACACCCACATTTTCGCCACAATCAACATCAATCATAACTTCCGCATCGCCATATTCTTCACTCCTACTCTTAGAAGCGGATGAAACACGCACTGCAGGGGCGAGCGACGAACTTTTCTCATGTCAGCAATCTCTATTGCCTTCTGCGGTTGATCCCGATCAATCTTATCTTGAGGATAAACGAAGAGGGAGGATAGTAGGATTTCCTGAGGGGGAAGAGGTCGAGTTGAGTCATAATTCGGCAAATGTTACAGTTCCGACGACGACTACTGAGGAACTTCCCGCCTATGTCTCTCCAAACGAACTCTCTGCACCAACCGGAGAAGAACACGGACGGAACCCACCCCCAGTGCCGGAAAAGAACGAGCCATCATACTTTGACATCCCCTTTCAAATTTATACGCCTACACCGCGGAGGGAGAGAAATACGATCCACGGGATTGTCGCGCAGTATGCCGAGAGCCATGGCATTATCACTgatgaaggaagagggagtCGGGATGATCGAGGGACGTATGATACCTGCatgagagagagaggaagtGTGGATTCAGCCAGATCGTGTTCTTATGGAGGGGTGGTGAATGGTGAAGAGGGACAATATAATGATATATTCGGTCAGCGCGATGGACACTCGAATGGCGAACCAGAGAGTGACAGAGACGGGGAGGCCGGAGCCGAcgaggaaggggaagaagatggagcTCTAAGGTCACGGGTGCCAGGAATGATATTTGACCTCACCCCAGGCAGGGAACCTTCGCCTGCGAGGTATAAGCATGGGGAGCCTTTGCATTTCG TTGGGGAAGAGCcggaggaagaggaggaaacATATTGA
- a CDS encoding uncharacterized protein (Similar to TIGR gene model, INSD accession AAW43819.1): protein MFSARRKSSTSSSNSAVIPLNHSTAPSNDNPALHLALQGPGSANDDNPSTSAAAGNEKQRPRRKVTIVPPVTTACLDDLRSALPTGTTVPNSSQANVPSTSGLPHPTTEASTARTSSKRRRAHSVSVCLPDSAKYVQLEGENESALHQDARAGKRGARRQRPHDIELGLSPTDTKPAHLSSSSDPTRRHRSLSAASQSAMSSHRRLLERRESSPGPLGYEMEGRDGDVELGDVELGDELVGVLDVIDPQVSTVNHLQNMCNSVMVPYLPQLWTRRPEVQLPATVSDDDVGYYNSTATATGRRSDTTPSRRRSLSLSRFVPSKTASASKPLAAENDTVPRTAPASSCAAHCLSVMEEEPEFRPQGSPVQSLPHTLATKQSIPSSTTSLPLPTKSASLTSSPSSSTISFQRSSLFDKYIKSVLSTSTRQKILLALQGLWTFVKTPMGFLTAIYGFAVVFWGAAIVLFLLGWIPTSSKYRQDVWVEISSQVENGLFTVTGVGLIPWRVIDTYRMSVIWTLKRRAERRREKMDLPPIEDENDLPDPQDIPGYIHVLNEKEAAKLRHHQEKFALSQTWYKPHATATHRAFPIRWALWNTILMDGNSFFQCILCGCMWGMNWHERPAWTTGCLIPLSFLCGIGAAVLIYCGSAKTKKHQAVSEKLRQAMGVPLAIGQPAIRSSNVGEDPTSKGRGEEGDDGNEDDIAEEGRKGERARAQVERAPDGGVMVGVGSGGVNRERPSGGDERDNEKDEEDDEEEGEADRRGAKHESPNILTPLLRRNEHHPQRRATVTFGITPSNSPPHPSPLHPQPLPHPNRHHHLLQKRHRDNTIPMRLPSFSPSSSPSPPLALKEEAGTSVKPDQQEKDISSIGVKKVESSSDEKGGMALGER from the exons ATGTTCTCAGCCCGCCGCAAGTCATCCACATCGTCCTCCAACTCGGCCGTCATACCTCTGAATCACTCCACGGCGCCCAGTAATGACAATCCAGCATTACACCTGGCCTTACAAGGCCCAGGCTCTGCCAATGACGATAACCCATCAACAAGCGCTGCAGCCGGAAACGAGAAACAACGTCCAAGGAGAAAAGTTACGATTGTTCCACCCGTAACCACAGCCTGCCTTGACGATCTCCGATCAGCTTTACCGACCGGTACCACTGTACCCAACTCATCTCAAGCCAATGTACCATCCACTTCGGGTCTCCCTCATCCCACAACCGAGGCAAGCACGGCGAGGACGAGCTCAAAGAGAAGACGAGCGCATAGTGTTAGTGTTTGTCTCCCTGATTCGGCAAAGTATGTACAGCTAGAAGGCGAGAATGAGTCTGCTCTACACCAAGATGCAAGAGCTGGTAAAAGAGGTGCTCGAAGACAGCGGCCCCATGATATAGAGCTCGGCCTGAGTCCTACAGACACCAAGCCTGCAcatctctcttcctcctctgACCCCACTCGCCGGCACAGAAGTTTATCCGCAGCCAGTCAATCAGCCATGTCTTCCCACAGGAGACTGCTTGAACGGCGAGAAAGCAGTCCTGGACCATTAGGATatgagatggaaggaagagatgggGATGTAGAGCTTGGGGATGTAGAGCTTGGGGATGAGTTGGTGGGTGTTTTGGATGTCATTGATCCACAGGTGTCGACAG TGAATCATCTGCAAAATATGTGTAATTCGGTGATGGTGCCGTATCTACCGCAATTGTGGACCCGTCGACCAGAGGTGCAGTTACCTGCCACGGTTAGCGATGATGATGTGGG CTACTACAACAGTACTGCCACCGCCACTGGACGGCGATCTGATACTACACCCTCAAGGAGACGCTCCCTCTCTCTATCACGCTTCGTCCCTAGTAAAACTGCTTCTGCATCTAAACCCTTAGCCGCTGAAAACGATACCGTTCCGAGAACAGCACCGGCAAGCTCGTGCGCGGCCCATTGTTTGAGTGTTATGGAAGAAGAGCCCGAGTTTCGACCACAAGGCTCTCCCGTCCAGTCCCTCCCTCATACTCTCGCTACAAAACAATCAATTCCTTCATCTACCACATCTCTTCCCCTCCCAACCAAATCCGCTTCACTTACatcctccccttcctcttccacaATCTCCTTTCAACGTTCCAGCCTCTTTGACAAGTACATCAAATCCGTCCTCTCTACTTCTACCCGCCAAAAAATTCTGCTCGCCCTTCAAGGTCTCTGGACGTTCGTCAAAACCCCTATGGGATTCCTCACTGCCATTTATGGATTCGCTGTCGTCTTTTGGGGAGCGGCGATTGTGCTATTCTTGTTGGGGTGGATTCCGACGAGCAGTAAATATAGGCAGGATGTGTGGGTGGAGATTTCGAGTCAGGTAGAGAATGGATTGTTTACCGTGACGGGGGTAGGGTTGATACCCTGGCGAGTGATCGATACATACC GAATGTCAGTGATTTGGACTCTCAAACGCCGAGCGGAAAGACGGCGAGAAAAGATGGATCTACCGCCTATCGAGGATGAGAACGACTTACCCGATCCGCAAGATATACCAGGTTACATCCAT GTATTGAACGAAAAAGAGGCGGCAAAGCTGAGACATCATCAAGAAAAGTTTGCCCTCAGTCAGACGTGGTATAAGCCCCATGCTACTGCGACACATCGAGCATTCCCTATTCGCTGGGCCCTTTGGAACACCATC TTGATGGATGGCAATTCATTTTTCCAATGTATACTTTGTGGATGTATGTGGGGAATGA ATTGGCATGAAAGACCGGCTTGGACCACCGGATGTCTTATTCCGCTCTCGTTTTTGTGCGGGATCGG AGCTGCAGTTCTTATCTACTGCGGTTCAGCAAAAACTAAGAAACATCAAGCTGTTTCCGAAAAGCTCAGACAAGCGATGGGCGTCCCACTCGCAATCGGACAACCAGCCATAAGGTCTTCAAACGTTGGAGAAGATCCAACATcaaaaggaagaggggaagaaggcgaTGATGGCAATGAGGATGACATTGCTGAGGAAGGACgaaagggagaaagagCCCGAGCTCAAGTTGAGAGAGCGCCTGACGGAGGGGTGATGGTTGGGGTTGGCTCCGGGGGTGTGAACAGAGAACGGCCGTCTGGTGGTGATGAACGAGATAATGagaaggacgaggaggatgacgaagaggaaggagaggcaGACCGTCGGGGAGCAAAGCATGAATCACCAAACATTCTTACACCATTACTCAGACGAAATGAACATCATCCACAACGTCGGGCGACAGTCACGTTTGGCATAACCCCCTCAAATTCGCCCCCCCACCCCTCGCCTTTACATCCTCAACCTCTGCCCCATCCGAACCGCCATCATCACCTTTTACAGAAACGCCACCGCGACAATACAATTCCTATGCGTCTCCCGTCTTTTTCCCCTTCATCGTCCCCTTCTCCCCCGCTGGCACTtaaagaagaagcaggaaCATCAGTCAAGCCAGATCAGCAAGAAAAGGACATTTCTTCGATTGGTGTGAAAAAGGTAGAGAGCAGTAGCGATGAAAAGGGAGGTATGGCGTTGGGTGAAAGGTGA